A DNA window from Rubripirellula tenax contains the following coding sequences:
- a CDS encoding outer membrane protein assembly factor BamB family protein — protein MLRIRIRRSLLATLVAVVAMASITNGQESWTQWRGSDQTGVAGEGQFPVSWNEETGIDWKTAVPGKGSSTPVAAGSRAYVTSGMDEKNHLIALDTQSGKILWQTDLGPDRGNKHKKGGGSNPSPVIDGDRVYAYFRSGDLACVSTGGKILWQTNLQDRFGEDTLWWDLGSSPMLTESAVVVAVMQTGPSYLVAFDKTTGDVIWKEDRMLGAPEEAAQSYSTPIAVSIDNHPAIAVMGADHLTLHDAATGKTIGKLGGFNPTEHKYFRSISSPVAEGNIVVCPYSRGETVTAVRMDALVAGKGKEAIAWFRDDLGSDVPTPAALNGRVYLVGDGKTSRGKVWCLDVNSGATLWSLDLPKSRISYSSSPLIAGDHLYITGEDATTHVVGPLGSESPKVVATNPLSDDEPFTVASPVPDGDAMMIRSKSNVYRITGK, from the coding sequence ATGCTACGAATTCGGATTCGACGTTCCCTGCTGGCCACCTTGGTGGCGGTCGTCGCGATGGCTTCCATCACGAACGGACAGGAATCGTGGACTCAGTGGCGAGGGAGTGATCAAACCGGCGTCGCTGGCGAAGGTCAGTTCCCCGTCTCTTGGAACGAAGAAACCGGCATCGACTGGAAAACGGCGGTTCCGGGCAAAGGTAGCAGCACTCCCGTTGCCGCCGGCTCGCGGGCCTACGTCACGTCAGGCATGGACGAAAAAAACCACCTGATCGCATTGGACACCCAGTCCGGAAAAATCCTTTGGCAAACCGACTTGGGGCCCGATCGCGGAAACAAACATAAAAAGGGTGGCGGAAGCAATCCGTCGCCGGTCATCGACGGCGATCGTGTCTATGCCTATTTCCGGAGCGGCGATTTGGCTTGCGTTTCGACGGGCGGAAAGATTCTTTGGCAAACCAACCTGCAAGACCGATTCGGTGAAGACACGCTGTGGTGGGATCTTGGTTCGTCTCCCATGCTGACGGAATCCGCGGTTGTGGTGGCCGTGATGCAGACGGGCCCCAGCTACCTGGTCGCGTTTGACAAAACCACCGGCGACGTGATCTGGAAAGAAGATCGAATGCTGGGCGCGCCCGAAGAAGCTGCCCAAAGTTACTCGACACCCATCGCCGTATCGATCGACAACCATCCGGCGATCGCCGTCATGGGTGCCGACCATTTGACGCTACACGATGCGGCAACGGGAAAAACGATCGGTAAACTCGGCGGCTTCAATCCGACCGAGCACAAGTACTTTCGATCCATCTCTTCGCCAGTCGCCGAAGGGAACATCGTCGTCTGTCCGTACTCGCGAGGCGAAACCGTCACGGCTGTGCGGATGGACGCTTTGGTTGCCGGCAAAGGGAAAGAAGCGATCGCGTGGTTCCGCGATGACCTCGGCAGTGACGTGCCTACGCCTGCGGCCTTGAACGGCCGTGTCTACTTGGTGGGCGACGGAAAAACTTCGCGAGGCAAGGTGTGGTGCCTCGACGTGAACTCCGGCGCAACCCTTTGGTCGCTGGACTTGCCAAAGTCGCGAATCAGCTACAGCAGTTCACCGCTGATCGCCGGCGACCACCTGTATATCACGGGCGAAGACGCAACCACGCATGTCGTCGGGCCGCTAGGTTCCGAATCGCCAAAGGTCGTCGCAACCAACCCCTTGTCGGATGACGAGCCTTTCACCGTTGCCAGTCCTGTGCCCGACGGTGATGCGATGATGATACGAAGCAAAAGCAACGTCTATCGCATCACGGGCAAATAG